From Paucibacter aquatile, the proteins below share one genomic window:
- a CDS encoding J domain-containing protein codes for MNNSALSRHGLDRRRAQLRELQRYLQAQEQEFFELHGQLRAFVDRYVATLGSSYLELDALESQLHTATQYLAEALRRNGISARTPRAPQATALPTIPFLPTAPPLPAEPAAGVIDLPPPSLKTLYRRAAMRLHPDFADNENERQRREQAMMLVNEAYASENRTRLEALLLAAGEDPLKVTGGNADALHEWLSRCENSVQGRLRVVQAHRVALEAHPMHQLWQAISRAEKLGLDPFHVMVQRLRSQIAERRQELYIGQRLQPEPGLAEDFLRRRIERMGASLGVDSA; via the coding sequence ATGAACAATTCTGCGCTTTCAAGGCATGGACTGGACCGCCGAAGGGCTCAATTGCGTGAGCTGCAGCGCTATTTGCAAGCCCAGGAGCAGGAATTCTTCGAACTGCATGGCCAACTGAGGGCTTTCGTCGACCGGTATGTGGCCACGCTTGGCTCCTCCTATTTGGAATTGGATGCTCTGGAATCGCAGTTACACACGGCCACCCAATACTTGGCCGAAGCTTTGCGCCGCAATGGCATTTCAGCTCGCACGCCACGTGCGCCGCAAGCCACGGCCTTGCCAACCATCCCTTTCTTGCCCACAGCGCCACCGCTTCCCGCGGAACCCGCTGCCGGGGTGATCGATCTGCCGCCGCCGAGCTTAAAGACTTTGTATCGGCGCGCAGCCATGCGTCTGCATCCTGATTTCGCCGACAACGAGAACGAGCGTCAGCGCCGCGAGCAAGCCATGATGCTGGTGAACGAAGCCTACGCCTCAGAAAACCGAACACGCCTGGAAGCACTACTCCTGGCTGCCGGAGAAGATCCACTCAAAGTCACCGGAGGTAATGCCGATGCCTTGCACGAATGGCTCAGCCGCTGCGAGAACTCGGTACAAGGCCGTCTCCGCGTGGTTCAAGCCCACCGCGTTGCGCTCGAAGCTCACCCCATGCATCAACTCTGGCAGGCCATCAGTCGGGCCGAAAAACTGGGGCTGGACCCATTCCATGTGATGGTCCAACGCCTGCGCAGCCAAATTGCAGAACGTCGCCAGGAGCTCTATATCGGCCAACGCCTACAACCGGAACCCGGCCTCGCCGAAGATTTTTTGCGTCGACGTATCGAACGCATGGGGGCGAGCCTAGGGGTTGATAGCGCCTGA